In the genome of Massilia sp. PAMC28688, one region contains:
- a CDS encoding response regulator: protein MSNLDTASPRAPLARVLLLDDDPFMLELLADMLDELGQFEVRRESHAHGALAALGANAPELLICDLSMPDMDGIEFMTAAANARFSGRILLLSGMDAGVRRSAERLARAHGLNVIGSFEKPLARADLQAALKGLGGASGNLYNLTTHSGK from the coding sequence ATGAGCAACCTTGACACCGCGTCCCCGCGCGCTCCCCTGGCCCGCGTGCTGCTGCTGGACGACGATCCTTTCATGCTCGAACTGCTGGCCGACATGCTCGACGAGCTTGGCCAGTTCGAGGTGCGGCGCGAGTCGCACGCCCACGGCGCCCTGGCGGCGCTGGGCGCCAATGCACCCGAGCTCTTGATCTGCGACCTGTCGATGCCGGACATGGATGGCATCGAATTCATGACGGCGGCGGCCAATGCCCGCTTTTCGGGCCGCATCCTGCTGCTCTCGGGCATGGATGCAGGGGTGCGCCGCTCGGCCGAACGGCTGGCCCGGGCCCACGGTCTGAACGTGATCGGCTCGTTTGAAAAGCCGCTGGCGCGGGCCGATTTGCAGGCGGCGCTCAAGGGCCTTGGTGGCGCGTCCGGCAATTTGTACAATCTGACGACACATTCTGGAAAATAG
- a CDS encoding PAS domain S-box protein: MVRSFAALVPRVSLRMLDVTLTASMLLLVAAGFVAWRFAALAATLRAERRALRTTREQLTSAEDLWGFALEGSGEGMWEWTGPKGEITLSPRYKELLGYGPDEFEISFSQWLMHMHPDDSPRFRHELKLFTEAGTQDRARLSCEFRMRCKDGSWKWMLGRGIVIARDAHGQPTRMTGTMADIGERKEADEARVRAVLEASPEAMLVLNRDGRIRYANQLCATSFGYTREELVGMPATRLAPDMPGQSTPAAGIPNRVLTAWRRDVSSFSAEVNATPMQLQGQPVMIVSLRDISERLRAEQALKALAASLQEIIQMLPIGLYIKDPAGRITLVNNACATQFGLTTAQLAANSARERDAFESGAMIDYVAPATNGSTGRKQFIRTIKKPVFNDQRQPEYLICMLVDITDSIEAERELRELNEHLEERVQQRTEQLDLAKQVAEEASQAKGRFLANMSHEIRTPMNGVIGMAYLALKTGLNPRQRDYIEKIHFAGEHLLGIIDDILDFSKIEAGMLDIAQVPFTLGQVIETVTTVMAPRAASKHLALEFACDPALPAFLRGDPLRLGQVLINYTSNAVKFSDSGSVTVRVRLADDGPEDCLLRFEVADTGIGLSAQEAGKLFQSFQQADTSTTREYGGTGLGLAICRQLAQLMGGTVGVESAPGRGSTFWFTARVGKLAAPAEAPPPAATAGTLPPALRGARILLVEDNTFNQQIALELLEEALCDVRLAQNGLEALDLLATAPFDCVLMDVQMPVMDGLQATRLIRLDPALQGLRVLAMTATATSEDRQRCMAAGMDDFISKPIQPALLYQTVARWLPPHAQAAEASAPKTRASASYRTMLAGDPAIIDLTILARLLSYDPTKVRKFAFKFLQTTQDGLAEMDQALAAGKLARLHELGHRTKSSARAVGALGMAALCQQLEDLPADVPAALHEAHDHIAQMWLLLEQITEHIMQNTTFASDT; encoded by the coding sequence ATGGTGCGCAGCTTCGCCGCACTGGTCCCGCGCGTGAGCCTGCGCATGCTCGACGTCACCCTGACCGCCTCGATGCTGCTGCTGGTGGCGGCAGGGTTCGTGGCATGGCGCTTCGCGGCGCTGGCCGCAACGCTGCGGGCCGAACGGCGCGCCCTGCGTACGACGCGCGAACAGCTCACCAGCGCCGAAGACCTGTGGGGCTTTGCGCTGGAAGGCTCGGGCGAGGGAATGTGGGAATGGACCGGGCCAAAAGGGGAGATCACCCTGTCGCCGCGCTACAAGGAACTGCTTGGCTACGGGCCGGATGAATTCGAGATCAGTTTCAGCCAGTGGCTGATGCACATGCATCCGGACGACAGTCCGCGCTTTCGCCACGAGCTCAAGCTGTTTACGGAAGCAGGCACCCAGGACCGCGCGCGTCTGTCGTGCGAATTTCGCATGCGCTGCAAGGATGGCAGCTGGAAGTGGATGCTGGGGCGCGGCATCGTCATCGCGCGCGACGCACACGGCCAGCCCACCCGCATGACCGGCACCATGGCCGATATCGGCGAACGCAAGGAAGCCGACGAAGCGCGCGTGCGCGCCGTGCTCGAGGCCTCGCCCGAGGCGATGTTGGTATTGAACCGCGATGGCCGCATCCGCTATGCCAACCAGCTGTGCGCCACCAGCTTTGGCTACACGCGCGAGGAACTGGTCGGCATGCCGGCCACGCGCCTGGCGCCGGACATGCCGGGTCAAAGCACGCCCGCGGCCGGCATCCCGAACCGGGTGCTGACAGCCTGGCGCCGTGATGTCAGCAGCTTTTCGGCCGAGGTCAATGCCACGCCCATGCAGCTGCAGGGCCAGCCGGTCATGATTGTATCGCTGCGCGACATCAGCGAGCGACTGCGCGCGGAGCAGGCCCTGAAGGCGCTCGCTGCCAGCCTGCAGGAGATCATCCAGATGCTGCCAATTGGCCTGTACATCAAGGATCCGGCCGGCCGCATCACCCTGGTCAACAATGCCTGTGCCACCCAGTTTGGCCTGACGACCGCCCAGCTGGCCGCCAACAGTGCGCGCGAACGCGATGCCTTCGAGAGCGGCGCCATGATCGACTACGTGGCTCCGGCCACCAATGGCAGCACCGGCCGCAAGCAGTTCATCCGCACCATCAAAAAGCCGGTGTTCAACGACCAGCGCCAGCCCGAGTACCTGATCTGCATGCTGGTCGATATCACCGACAGCATCGAGGCCGAACGCGAGCTGCGCGAATTGAACGAACACCTGGAAGAGCGCGTCCAGCAGCGCACCGAGCAGCTTGACCTGGCCAAGCAGGTGGCCGAGGAAGCCAGCCAGGCCAAGGGCCGCTTCCTGGCCAACATGAGCCATGAAATCCGCACGCCCATGAACGGGGTGATCGGCATGGCTTACCTGGCGCTCAAGACGGGCCTCAATCCGCGCCAGCGCGACTACATTGAAAAGATCCATTTCGCCGGCGAGCACCTGCTGGGAATCATTGATGACATCCTCGACTTTTCCAAGATCGAAGCGGGCATGCTCGACATCGCGCAGGTGCCGTTCACGCTGGGCCAGGTCATCGAAACGGTGACCACGGTCATGGCGCCCAGGGCCGCCAGCAAGCACCTGGCGCTGGAATTCGCATGCGACCCAGCCCTGCCCGCGTTCCTTCGCGGCGACCCGCTGCGCCTGGGCCAGGTCTTGATCAATTACACCAGCAACGCCGTCAAGTTCAGCGACAGCGGCAGCGTGACGGTGCGCGTGCGCCTGGCCGACGACGGGCCCGAGGATTGCCTGCTGCGCTTCGAGGTGGCCGATACCGGCATCGGCCTGAGCGCGCAGGAAGCGGGCAAGCTGTTCCAGTCATTCCAGCAGGCCGATACCTCGACCACCCGCGAATACGGCGGCACCGGGCTGGGCCTGGCCATCTGCCGCCAGCTGGCCCAGCTGATGGGCGGGACGGTGGGGGTGGAAAGCGCACCGGGCAGGGGCAGCACCTTCTGGTTCACGGCGCGCGTGGGCAAGCTTGCCGCGCCCGCCGAGGCGCCCCCACCAGCGGCGACGGCCGGTACCCTGCCGCCGGCCCTGCGCGGTGCCCGCATCTTGCTGGTGGAAGACAATACCTTCAACCAGCAGATCGCGCTGGAGTTGCTGGAAGAAGCGCTCTGCGACGTGCGCCTGGCCCAAAATGGCCTGGAAGCACTGGACCTGCTGGCCACAGCGCCGTTTGACTGCGTGCTGATGGACGTGCAGATGCCCGTCATGGACGGCTTGCAAGCGACGCGCCTGATCCGCCTGGACCCGGCCCTGCAGGGCTTGCGCGTGCTGGCCATGACGGCCACGGCCACCAGCGAAGACCGCCAGCGCTGCATGGCCGCAGGCATGGATGACTTTATCAGCAAGCCCATCCAGCCTGCCCTGCTCTACCAGACAGTGGCGCGCTGGCTTCCGCCGCATGCGCAGGCGGCGGAAGCCAGCGCGCCAAAAACGAGAGCGAGCGCCAGCTACCGCACCATGCTGGCGGGCGACCCGGCCATCATTGACCTGACCATCCTGGCCAGGCTGTTAAGCTATGACCCGACCAAGGTGCGCAAGTTCGCCTTTAAATTCCTGCAAACGACCCAGGACGGCCTGGCAGAGATGGACCAGGCCCTGGCCGCAGGCAAACTCGCCCGTCTGCATGAACTGGGCCATCGTACCAAGTCCTCGGCGCGCGCCGTGGGCGCCCTCGGCATGGCCGCGCTGTGCCAGCAGCTGGAAGACTTGCCGGCGGACGTCCCGGCCGCGCTGCATGAGGCGCACGACCATATTGCGCAGATGTGGCTGCTGCTTGAGCAGATAACCGAGCACATCATGCAGAACACCACCTTTGCCAGCGATACGTGA
- the hutC gene encoding histidine utilization repressor, whose translation MEDPIAQDSTPIFQRIKDYLLGEIAAGRWKEGDVVPSEQALVRQFGVSRMTVNRAVRELTAEQVLTRRQGSGTFVAPQKYQATLVEIRSIADEIRARGHRHRSSLHVLEKVRAPDVLALQFDLQAGDMLFHSVIVHCENEVPIQVEDRWVNPACAPDYMNVDFSTTTPNEHLMQAAPLQDATYSIEALHAPRDIAAMLTIEPGQCCLVLKRRTRALGKVASVVTMWHPGQLYQFAGSVG comes from the coding sequence TTGGAAGATCCGATCGCGCAAGACAGCACGCCCATTTTCCAGCGCATCAAAGACTACCTGCTCGGCGAGATTGCCGCCGGACGCTGGAAGGAAGGCGATGTGGTCCCGTCCGAACAGGCCTTGGTGCGCCAGTTCGGGGTCTCGCGCATGACGGTGAACCGCGCCGTGCGCGAACTGACGGCGGAACAGGTCCTCACCCGCCGCCAGGGCTCCGGCACCTTCGTGGCGCCGCAAAAATACCAGGCCACGCTGGTCGAGATCCGCAGCATCGCCGACGAGATCCGCGCCCGCGGCCATCGCCATCGCAGTAGCCTGCATGTACTCGAAAAGGTTCGCGCGCCCGATGTGCTCGCGCTCCAGTTCGACCTGCAGGCCGGGGACATGCTGTTCCATTCGGTGATTGTCCACTGCGAGAACGAGGTGCCGATCCAGGTCGAGGACCGCTGGGTCAATCCCGCCTGCGCCCCCGATTACATGAACGTGGACTTCAGCACCACCACGCCCAATGAACACCTGATGCAGGCGGCCCCCCTGCAGGACGCCACCTACAGCATCGAAGCCCTGCACGCCCCGCGCGATATCGCGGCCATGCTCACGATCGAGCCGGGCCAGTGCTGCCTGGTCCTTAAACGCCGCACCCGCGCCCTCGGCAAGGTGGCGTCGGTGGTCACGATGTGGCACCCGGGCCAGCTGTACCAGTTCGCCGGCAGCGTCGGATGA
- the ada gene encoding bifunctional DNA-binding transcriptional regulator/O6-methylguanine-DNA methyltransferase Ada, whose protein sequence is MQAAQTTRDHYASDSARWDAVQARDSGADGIFYYSVRSTGVYCRPSCGARPALRKNVAFHASVSEAEAAGFRPCQRCKPDQPPLAERHALIVAEACRLLDTQEQMPDLDSLAASSGMSRFHFHRVFKAHTGVTPLAYGAACRARRLARELAQAPSVTEALYAAGFNSSGRFYAQAGARLGMTPVRYRAGGSGMAIRFAVGQCSLGAILVAATDKGICAILLGDDAGQLVRDLQDRFPAAQLDGADAGFAATVAQVVGFVEAPALGLSLPLDVRGTAFQQRVWEALRQVPSGSTVSYAALASAIGLPAGARAVAGACAANPAAVAIPCHRVVRHDGGLSGYRWGVERKQALLDRERGPT, encoded by the coding sequence ATGCAGGCAGCACAGACAACCCGGGACCACTACGCCAGTGACAGCGCGCGCTGGGACGCGGTGCAGGCACGCGACAGCGGGGCCGACGGCATCTTCTATTACAGCGTGCGCAGCACCGGCGTGTACTGTCGGCCTTCGTGTGGGGCGCGTCCGGCGCTGCGCAAGAATGTCGCCTTCCATGCCAGCGTCAGCGAGGCCGAGGCGGCGGGATTTCGGCCCTGCCAGCGTTGCAAGCCGGACCAGCCGCCGCTGGCCGAGCGGCATGCCCTGATCGTGGCCGAGGCTTGCCGCCTGCTCGATACGCAAGAGCAGATGCCGGACCTGGACAGCCTGGCCGCATCGAGCGGGATGAGCCGCTTTCACTTCCACCGTGTTTTCAAGGCCCATACCGGGGTCACGCCGCTCGCGTATGGCGCCGCGTGCCGCGCTCGGCGCCTGGCGCGGGAACTGGCGCAGGCGCCAAGCGTGACCGAGGCCCTGTATGCGGCCGGCTTCAATTCGAGTGGGCGTTTTTACGCGCAGGCGGGGGCGCGGCTGGGCATGACGCCGGTGCGCTACCGTGCCGGCGGGAGCGGCATGGCAATCCGCTTTGCGGTGGGCCAGTGTTCGCTCGGTGCCATCCTGGTGGCGGCAACAGACAAGGGCATCTGCGCCATTTTGCTGGGGGACGATGCCGGGCAGCTGGTGCGCGATCTGCAGGACCGGTTTCCGGCCGCGCAGCTTGACGGTGCCGATGCCGGGTTCGCGGCGACGGTGGCGCAGGTCGTGGGCTTTGTCGAAGCGCCGGCGCTGGGATTGTCGCTGCCGCTGGATGTGCGCGGGACCGCGTTCCAGCAGCGCGTGTGGGAAGCGCTGCGCCAGGTTCCGAGTGGCAGCACGGTGAGCTACGCGGCGCTGGCTTCTGCCATCGGGCTGCCGGCGGGCGCGCGGGCCGTGGCCGGCGCCTGCGCCGCCAACCCGGCGGCGGTGGCCATCCCCTGTCATCGCGTGGTGCGGCACGACGGCGGCCTGTCCGGCTACCGCTGGGGCGTCGAACGCAAGCAGGCGCTGCTGGACCGCGAGCGCGGCCCCACCTAA
- a CDS encoding IS110 family transposase encodes METTHAPILGIDVSKKKLDAALLEGGKLKNKVVENSKAGYAELANWVTKQKVDVTTVHACMESTGIYSEPVALNLQAVGMKVSIVNPGCIKGFAQSENIRNKNDKVDAGVIARYCRAMTPEPWVAPPPAERLLRGWVERLSALQDIRQQEANRIEAHEFAGQTDLAKHTKEHVDWLDAQIAQLKNDIDTHIDSDPGMRADVELMTTIPGVGRATAAKVISYAGDVRKFSSAKAFAAYIGVTPKQRQSGSSVRGRTMISRIGSGQLRAALYMPGVVAKTHNPILRAFAARLSDNGLAKMAVVSAVMRKLAHLIYGVLRSNKPFDANYLQSGLAIQDGI; translated from the coding sequence ATGGAAACTACGCACGCTCCCATTCTGGGAATTGATGTCAGCAAGAAGAAGTTGGACGCCGCGCTGTTGGAAGGCGGCAAACTGAAGAACAAGGTCGTTGAAAACAGCAAGGCCGGGTACGCCGAGCTGGCGAACTGGGTGACCAAGCAAAAAGTCGATGTGACGACAGTCCACGCCTGCATGGAGTCAACCGGCATCTACAGCGAGCCCGTAGCGCTCAATCTGCAGGCAGTTGGCATGAAGGTCAGCATCGTCAATCCAGGCTGCATCAAAGGCTTCGCTCAGAGCGAAAACATTCGAAACAAGAACGACAAGGTCGATGCCGGCGTTATTGCTCGGTATTGCCGAGCAATGACGCCGGAACCTTGGGTGGCACCGCCGCCAGCTGAGCGCTTGTTGCGTGGATGGGTGGAGCGCCTCAGTGCACTTCAGGATATCCGCCAGCAGGAAGCAAACCGGATTGAAGCGCATGAGTTCGCCGGGCAAACTGACTTGGCCAAGCACACCAAAGAGCACGTGGACTGGCTGGATGCCCAGATCGCGCAGCTCAAGAACGATATCGACACCCATATCGATAGCGATCCTGGGATGCGGGCTGACGTTGAGCTAATGACGACGATTCCGGGCGTGGGACGCGCCACGGCAGCCAAAGTCATCAGCTATGCGGGCGATGTGCGAAAGTTCAGCAGCGCCAAGGCCTTCGCCGCTTACATCGGCGTCACTCCCAAGCAACGGCAATCGGGCAGTTCGGTAAGAGGCCGGACCATGATCAGCCGAATCGGCAGTGGTCAACTGCGAGCAGCGCTGTACATGCCGGGCGTGGTGGCCAAGACGCACAACCCGATACTCAGGGCCTTTGCGGCCCGCTTATCGGACAACGGCCTGGCCAAGATGGCCGTGGTCAGCGCTGTCATGCGTAAGCTGGCACATCTGATCTACGGGGTCCTGCGGTCAAACAAGCCCTTCGATGCAAATTACTTGCAATCCGGGCTTGCAATTCAAGACGGTATCTGA
- a CDS encoding transposase, translated as MPLHIIQRGNNRQRCFLAEADYLVYLGMLHKAAQLASCSVHAYVLMSNHVHVLATPDKEESAARMMKSVGERYVRYFNKRHERTGTLWDGRYKSCPVHDETYLMVCYRYVELNPVRAGIVADPLHYRWSSYHANAFGARDDLVVAHALYQALGNNHFERETAYRELVLAGIAGDEVDNLRDATNHNYACGNFKFRRAIAQATGHAAERVKLQQ; from the coding sequence GTGCCCTTGCACATCATCCAGCGCGGCAATAACAGACAACGATGTTTCTTGGCCGAAGCTGATTATCTGGTCTATCTGGGCATGCTTCACAAGGCTGCACAGCTCGCCTCCTGTTCGGTCCACGCTTATGTCCTGATGTCAAATCACGTGCACGTACTCGCTACGCCAGATAAGGAGGAAAGCGCGGCGCGGATGATGAAGTCCGTTGGGGAGCGCTACGTGCGTTATTTCAACAAGCGCCATGAAAGAACGGGAACCCTGTGGGACGGGCGGTATAAATCATGCCCGGTCCATGACGAGACATATTTGATGGTGTGCTACCGCTATGTGGAACTGAACCCGGTACGCGCGGGCATTGTCGCAGATCCGTTGCACTATCGATGGTCCAGCTACCACGCCAACGCCTTTGGCGCCCGAGACGATCTCGTCGTAGCGCATGCGCTGTACCAAGCGCTCGGCAATAATCATTTTGAACGGGAAACGGCTTATCGCGAACTTGTGCTGGCAGGCATCGCGGGTGATGAAGTCGACAATCTGCGCGATGCAACTAATCACAACTATGCTTGCGGCAACTTCAAATTCCGGCGTGCGATTGCACAAGCCACCGGACATGCCGCTGAGCGCGTCAAGCTGCAGCAGTAA
- a CDS encoding amidohydrolase produces the protein MRLIHASLFVLTATGIIGAASADTVIENANGYTLNANNELVRFSTMAFDDKGRIVAVGDAARARAKSATTRRIDMQGKTVIPGLIDAHGHVFGLGEQLTQIDLAGTASLADALAAASTYAKANPSLAWLRGRGWNQEIWKLGRFPTASELDGAVADRPMWLERVDGHAGWANSRALQLAGITNSTPDPVGGKIMRDANGAATGVLVDAAMELVTRAMPPLTDAQSRSMLDRSLHTIAAMGLTSVHDAGVNVAQDAIYRQYADSGKLTTRVYGMIGAVGADFDRLARSGPLKSYASDMYALRSVKLYSDGALGSRGAALLAPYSDEPKSHGLLFAQSADMVGQMEKAMKRGYQVNVHAIGDAGNRQILDGYQQLLRKHPGAKDQRHRMEHAQVVALSDIARFKTLGIVPSMQPTHATSDMNMAEQRVGADRIKGAYAWRTFLKQGSRIACGSDFPVESSNPFFGIHAAVTRQDAAGKPAGGWYANEAMTLKEAFRCFTLDAAYAGHQEKVLGSLEKGKWADFVVIDQDLFTMPAKDIHKVGVLQTWVAGRQVFEKK, from the coding sequence ATGCGCCTGATTCATGCTTCCCTGTTTGTATTGACCGCCACCGGCATCATCGGCGCGGCCAGCGCCGATACCGTCATCGAGAACGCCAACGGCTATACGCTCAACGCGAACAATGAGCTGGTACGCTTCTCCACCATGGCTTTTGATGACAAGGGTAGGATCGTGGCCGTGGGTGATGCTGCCAGGGCGCGCGCCAAGTCGGCCACCACGCGCCGCATCGACATGCAGGGCAAGACCGTCATCCCGGGCCTGATCGACGCCCACGGCCATGTGTTCGGCCTTGGCGAACAGCTCACCCAGATCGACCTGGCCGGCACCGCTTCGCTGGCCGATGCACTCGCCGCCGCCAGCACTTACGCCAAGGCCAATCCGTCCCTCGCCTGGCTGCGCGGGCGCGGCTGGAACCAGGAGATCTGGAAGCTGGGTCGCTTCCCGACCGCCAGCGAACTCGATGGCGCCGTGGCCGACCGCCCGATGTGGCTCGAACGCGTCGATGGCCACGCCGGCTGGGCCAATTCGCGCGCCCTGCAGCTGGCCGGGATCACCAACAGCACGCCCGATCCGGTCGGCGGCAAGATCATGCGCGACGCAAACGGCGCCGCCACCGGCGTGCTGGTGGACGCGGCGATGGAACTGGTCACCAGGGCCATGCCGCCGTTGACCGATGCCCAGTCGCGCAGCATGCTCGATCGCTCGCTGCACACCATCGCCGCCATGGGCCTGACCAGCGTCCATGACGCGGGTGTGAACGTGGCCCAGGATGCGATCTATCGCCAGTACGCCGACAGCGGCAAGCTCACCACGCGCGTGTACGGCATGATCGGCGCCGTCGGCGCAGACTTTGACCGCCTGGCCAGGTCCGGCCCCCTCAAGTCGTATGCCAGCGACATGTACGCGCTGCGCTCGGTGAAGCTGTACTCGGACGGCGCCCTGGGCAGCCGCGGCGCGGCGCTGCTGGCCCCCTACAGCGATGAGCCGAAGTCGCATGGCTTGCTGTTCGCGCAAAGCGCGGACATGGTCGGGCAGATGGAAAAGGCGATGAAGCGCGGCTACCAGGTCAATGTGCACGCCATCGGCGACGCCGGCAACCGCCAGATCCTCGACGGCTACCAGCAGCTGCTGCGCAAGCACCCCGGCGCCAAAGACCAGCGCCATCGCATGGAGCACGCGCAGGTGGTAGCGCTGAGCGACATTGCGCGCTTCAAGACGCTCGGCATCGTGCCGTCGATGCAGCCAACCCACGCCACGTCCGACATGAACATGGCCGAGCAGCGCGTGGGCGCGGACCGCATCAAGGGCGCCTACGCCTGGCGCACCTTCCTCAAGCAGGGTTCGCGCATTGCCTGCGGCTCGGACTTCCCGGTCGAGTCGTCCAACCCGTTCTTCGGCATCCACGCAGCAGTCACGCGCCAGGATGCGGCGGGCAAGCCGGCCGGCGGCTGGTATGCCAATGAGGCGATGACACTCAAGGAAGCCTTCCGCTGCTTCACGCTCGACGCGGCGTATGCCGGGCACCAGGAAAAAGTATTAGGCTCCCTGGAAAAGGGCAAATGGGCCGACTTTGTCGTCATCGATCAGGATCTGTTCACCATGCCGGCCAAGGATATCCACAAGGTGGGCGTGCTGCAGACCTGGGTCGCGGGACGGCAGGTGTTCGAGAAAAAATAG
- the hutU gene encoding urocanate hydratase, with product MTTDSTLMGDDPRFDATRVIKAPRGTELACKSWLTEAAYRMIQNNLDAEVAENPQHLVVYGGIGRAARNWACYDQILASLRELEDDQTLLIQSGKPVGVFQTHPDAPRVLIANSNLVPKWANWEHFNELDRKGLFMYGQMTAGSWIYIGTQGIVQGTYETFAEAGRQHFGGDWGGRWILTAGLGGMGGAQPLAATFAGAVSLNIECQQSSIDFRLRTRYLDKQARDIDDALCLIKEHTARREAVSIGLLGNAADVLPELVRRARAGGIVPDLVTDQTSAHDLINGYLPSGWTVEQWKAAQKDPAQHAALQQAAAASCAVHVQAILDFHAMGVKAVDYGNNIRQVALDHGVANAFDFPGFVPAYIRPQFCEGRGPFRWVALSGDPEDIYKTDAKIKELFPEHQQVHRWLDMARERIAFQGLPARICWLGLGERHIAGLAFNEMVRSGELKAPVVIGRDHLDTGSVASPNRETESMRDGTDAVSDWPLLNAMLNTAGGATWVSLHHGGGVGMGYSQHSGVVIVADGTDAAARRLARVLVNDSGSGVMRHADAGYDTAIACAKRNNLNLPMVK from the coding sequence ATGACCACCGATTCCACCCTCATGGGCGACGATCCCCGCTTCGACGCCACACGCGTCATCAAGGCCCCGCGCGGCACTGAGCTGGCCTGCAAAAGCTGGCTCACCGAGGCTGCCTACCGCATGATCCAGAATAACCTGGACGCGGAAGTGGCGGAAAATCCCCAGCACCTGGTGGTCTACGGCGGCATCGGCCGCGCGGCCCGCAACTGGGCCTGCTATGACCAGATCCTCGCCTCACTGCGCGAGCTGGAAGACGATCAGACGCTCCTGATCCAGTCCGGCAAACCGGTCGGCGTATTCCAGACCCACCCAGACGCGCCGCGCGTGCTGATCGCCAATTCCAACCTGGTGCCCAAGTGGGCCAACTGGGAACACTTCAACGAACTCGATCGCAAGGGCCTGTTCATGTATGGCCAGATGACGGCCGGCAGCTGGATCTACATCGGCACCCAGGGCATCGTGCAGGGCACCTACGAGACATTCGCGGAAGCGGGCCGCCAGCACTTTGGCGGCGACTGGGGCGGACGCTGGATTCTCACCGCGGGCCTGGGCGGGATGGGCGGCGCGCAGCCCCTGGCCGCCACCTTCGCCGGCGCCGTGTCGCTCAATATCGAGTGCCAGCAGTCGAGCATTGACTTCCGCCTGCGCACCCGCTACCTGGACAAGCAGGCCAGGGATATCGATGACGCGCTTTGCCTGATCAAGGAGCACACGGCACGGCGCGAAGCGGTCTCCATTGGCCTGCTCGGCAACGCGGCCGACGTGCTGCCCGAACTGGTGCGCCGCGCCAGGGCCGGCGGCATCGTGCCCGACCTGGTCACCGACCAGACTTCCGCCCATGACCTGATCAATGGCTACCTGCCCAGCGGCTGGACGGTGGAGCAGTGGAAGGCGGCGCAGAAGGATCCGGCGCAGCACGCGGCATTGCAGCAGGCCGCCGCCGCGTCGTGCGCGGTCCATGTGCAGGCCATCCTCGACTTCCATGCGATGGGTGTCAAGGCGGTCGATTACGGCAACAACATCCGCCAGGTAGCGCTCGATCATGGCGTGGCCAATGCCTTTGACTTCCCAGGTTTTGTGCCGGCCTACATCCGGCCCCAGTTCTGCGAAGGCCGCGGCCCGTTCCGCTGGGTGGCGCTGTCGGGCGACCCGGAAGACATCTACAAGACCGATGCCAAGATCAAGGAGCTGTTCCCGGAGCACCAGCAGGTGCACCGCTGGCTCGACATGGCGCGCGAACGGATCGCCTTCCAGGGCCTGCCGGCCCGCATTTGCTGGCTGGGGCTGGGCGAACGCCACATCGCGGGCCTGGCCTTTAACGAGATGGTGCGCAGCGGCGAACTCAAAGCACCGGTTGTCATCGGGCGCGATCACCTCGATACCGGTTCTGTGGCCAGCCCCAATCGCGAAACCGAGAGCATGCGAGACGGTACCGATGCGGTGTCCGACTGGCCGCTGCTCAACGCCATGCTCAATACGGCCGGCGGCGCCACCTGGGTATCGCTCCATCATGGCGGCGGCGTGGGCATGGGTTACTCGCAGCATTCGGGCGTGGTCATCGTGGCCGATGGCACCGATGCCGCCGCCAGGCGCCTGGCTCGCGTGCTGGTCAACGACAGCGGCTCGGGCGTGATGCGCCACGCCGATGCGGGCTACGACACCGCAATCGCCTGCGCCAAGCGCAACAACCTCAATCTCCCGATGGTCAAATAA